One genomic segment of Amycolatopsis sp. Hca4 includes these proteins:
- a CDS encoding ABC transporter permease → MKSHSTVMLRRNFKHIARNPMSVFNAILMPVVIMLMFVYMFGDAFNVGVDYVDYATPGLILLAVCYGLGATAIAVNSDMTKGIINRFKVMDVSRGAVLTGHVAASVLTNLVAIAALLGVAFLLGFSPAAGFLGWLGALGVVVLLGFATAWLTVALGLAAKSPETAGMASVPLVMLPFFSSAIVPADKMGPGLKQFAEYQPFTPIIETLRGLLNGTPATGTLLAALGWCAGIAVVGYLWASSTFKKRA, encoded by the coding sequence ATGAAGTCCCACTCGACCGTGATGCTGCGCCGCAACTTCAAGCACATCGCCCGGAACCCGATGTCGGTGTTCAACGCGATCCTGATGCCGGTCGTCATCATGCTGATGTTCGTCTACATGTTCGGCGACGCGTTCAACGTCGGCGTGGACTACGTCGACTACGCCACGCCGGGCCTGATCCTGCTGGCCGTCTGCTACGGGCTCGGCGCCACCGCGATCGCGGTGAACTCCGACATGACCAAGGGCATCATCAACCGCTTCAAGGTCATGGACGTCTCGCGCGGCGCGGTGCTGACCGGGCACGTCGCCGCCAGCGTGCTGACCAACCTGGTCGCCATCGCGGCCCTGCTCGGCGTCGCCTTCCTGCTCGGCTTCAGCCCCGCCGCGGGCTTCCTCGGCTGGCTCGGCGCGCTCGGCGTCGTCGTGCTGCTCGGGTTCGCGACCGCCTGGCTGACCGTCGCGCTGGGCCTGGCCGCCAAATCGCCGGAGACGGCGGGCATGGCGTCCGTGCCGCTGGTCATGCTCCCGTTCTTCAGCAGCGCGATCGTGCCCGCGGACAAGATGGGCCCCGGCCTCAAGCAGTTCGCCGAGTACCAGCCCTTCACGCCGATCATCGAAACCCTGCGAGGGCTGCTCAACGGGACGCCGGCCACCGGCACCCTGCTCGCCGCCCTCGGCTGGTGCGCCGGGATCGCCGTCGTCGGCTACCTGTGGGCGTCGTCGACCTTCAAGAAGCGAGCGTGA
- a CDS encoding BTAD domain-containing putative transcriptional regulator, protein MQIGILGPFEVRTDDGALAEVPGARLRGLLVALALEPGQVVPKSTLVDWIWGEHPPAEAPNALQRLVSRLRKALPDGAVDGRPTGYRLVVAPDDVDAVRFERLVGQARADDDPRRLREALTLWRGPAMQDVELPESAAFSAAVTRLEGLRLAALEDRFDAEVRHGHGAELVTELTDLVAAHPMRERLVAALMRALVATGRDTEALLVYERTRETLADTLGVDPSPELSEVHVALLRGELGRREESRKTNLRAELTSFVGKDADVAAVRELVAEHRLTTLIGPGGSGKTRQAAETARTLLGDFPDGAWLVELAGIGAGDDVAQATLGALKLRDSLVGEAPDAEPTDRVIAALRERSMLLVLDNCEHVIESAAAFAHRVLGECRRLRILATSREPLGITGEALWQVAPLVLPAEDADPAEIEAAPAVRLLRDRAGAVRKDLTADARTLARVCRALDGMPLAIELAAARLRTMSLDQLAHRLDDRFRLLTGGSRTALPRHRTLRAVIDWSWELLSDAERVVLRRLSVFSGGASLEAAERVCGDDDVLDLLTALTEKSLVVIVGERYRMLGTIKEYAQQRLAEAGEEDVARRAHLAYFTELAETAEPHLRRAEQLEWLATLEAEHDNIAAAMRGALAAGEAAEAMRLAATAGWYWWLAGHRAEGNELVMAATALPGEVPDEIRGVVYTFVVQFVTSGQQSDEYRAEDWIRRAHEISLRVDRPRLALRFAGALERLLHGPDAALSAFEPLLADEDPWVRAVARLQLGKMRIQFGHGDQAAEALLETAVAEFRALGERWGTSFALTELADRIAVRGEFAEACGYYEQAVEVVTEVGAIEDVVRMRSRQAQLYWLLGDEPASAAALAGAQRAAERVAWPNALAELALTRAELARWRGDAAESRRQLDIATALMGDDARRANVQALAHDLLGYLAEDIEEARKHRATAFEAASETGHPLTIALVLVGLADLAQRSGQDEQAARLLGASTGVRGLPDRSHPDVARIEESARRRLGDEGFTEATRAGAAASWPELAAVTLAS, encoded by the coding sequence GTGCAGATCGGGATCCTGGGGCCCTTCGAAGTGCGCACGGACGACGGCGCGCTCGCCGAGGTGCCGGGTGCCCGTCTGCGGGGGCTGCTGGTCGCCCTCGCGCTCGAGCCGGGCCAGGTGGTCCCGAAGTCGACGCTCGTCGACTGGATCTGGGGTGAGCACCCGCCCGCCGAAGCGCCGAACGCGTTGCAGCGCCTGGTTTCCCGGCTGCGGAAGGCCCTGCCCGATGGCGCGGTCGACGGTCGGCCGACCGGCTACCGGCTGGTGGTGGCGCCCGACGACGTCGACGCCGTGCGGTTCGAGCGGCTCGTCGGCCAGGCGCGCGCGGACGACGACCCGCGGCGGCTGCGCGAGGCCCTCACCCTTTGGCGCGGTCCGGCCATGCAGGACGTCGAGCTGCCGGAAAGCGCGGCGTTCTCCGCCGCGGTCACCCGGCTCGAAGGCCTGCGCCTGGCCGCGCTCGAGGACCGGTTCGACGCCGAAGTCCGGCACGGCCACGGCGCGGAACTGGTCACCGAGCTGACCGACCTGGTCGCCGCGCACCCGATGCGGGAGCGGCTCGTCGCGGCGCTGATGCGCGCCCTCGTCGCGACCGGCCGCGACACCGAGGCGCTGCTCGTGTACGAGCGCACGCGGGAAACCCTGGCCGACACGTTGGGCGTCGATCCGTCGCCGGAGCTGTCCGAGGTGCACGTCGCGCTGCTGCGCGGCGAGCTGGGACGGCGCGAGGAGAGCCGGAAGACCAACCTGCGGGCCGAGCTGACCAGCTTCGTCGGCAAGGACGCCGACGTCGCCGCGGTCCGGGAGCTCGTCGCCGAACACCGGCTCACCACCCTGATCGGGCCGGGCGGCTCGGGGAAGACCCGGCAGGCCGCGGAAACCGCGCGGACGCTGCTCGGCGACTTCCCGGACGGCGCGTGGCTGGTCGAGCTGGCCGGGATCGGGGCAGGCGACGATGTCGCCCAGGCGACGCTCGGCGCGCTCAAGCTGCGGGATTCCCTCGTCGGTGAGGCACCGGACGCCGAGCCGACCGACCGGGTCATCGCCGCCCTGCGCGAGCGGTCGATGCTGCTGGTCCTGGACAACTGCGAGCACGTCATCGAGTCCGCGGCGGCGTTCGCGCACCGCGTGCTCGGGGAGTGCCGCCGGCTGCGGATCCTCGCTACGAGCCGGGAACCGCTCGGCATCACCGGGGAGGCGCTGTGGCAGGTCGCGCCCCTGGTCCTGCCCGCGGAGGACGCCGACCCGGCCGAAATCGAGGCCGCTCCGGCCGTCCGGCTGCTGCGGGACCGGGCCGGCGCGGTGCGCAAGGACCTCACGGCGGACGCGCGCACCCTGGCCCGCGTCTGCCGCGCGCTGGACGGGATGCCGCTGGCCATCGAGCTCGCCGCGGCGCGCCTGCGCACGATGTCGCTCGACCAGCTCGCGCACCGGCTCGACGACCGGTTCCGCCTGCTCACCGGCGGCAGCCGGACCGCGCTCCCGCGGCACCGGACGCTGCGCGCGGTGATCGACTGGAGCTGGGAGCTGCTCTCCGACGCCGAACGCGTGGTGCTGCGCCGGCTTTCGGTGTTCTCGGGCGGGGCGAGCCTCGAAGCGGCCGAGCGGGTGTGCGGCGACGACGACGTGCTCGACCTGCTGACCGCGTTGACCGAGAAGTCGCTGGTCGTCATTGTCGGCGAGCGCTACCGCATGCTCGGGACCATCAAGGAGTACGCCCAGCAGCGGCTCGCGGAGGCGGGCGAGGAAGACGTCGCCCGGCGCGCCCACCTCGCGTACTTCACCGAGCTCGCCGAGACCGCCGAGCCGCACCTGCGTCGCGCCGAGCAGTTGGAGTGGCTCGCCACGCTGGAGGCGGAGCACGACAACATCGCCGCGGCGATGCGGGGCGCCCTCGCGGCAGGCGAAGCCGCCGAAGCGATGCGGCTCGCGGCGACCGCCGGCTGGTACTGGTGGCTCGCCGGGCACCGCGCGGAAGGCAACGAGCTGGTCATGGCGGCCACGGCCCTGCCCGGCGAAGTGCCGGACGAAATCCGCGGGGTCGTCTACACGTTCGTCGTGCAGTTCGTGACGTCCGGGCAGCAGAGCGACGAGTACCGGGCCGAGGACTGGATCCGCCGGGCGCACGAGATCAGCCTGCGCGTCGACCGCCCGCGGCTGGCGTTGCGCTTCGCCGGTGCGCTGGAACGCCTGCTGCACGGACCGGACGCGGCGCTGTCGGCGTTCGAACCGCTGCTCGCCGACGAGGACCCGTGGGTCCGCGCGGTGGCCCGGTTGCAGCTGGGCAAGATGCGCATCCAGTTCGGCCACGGCGACCAGGCCGCCGAAGCGCTCCTCGAGACGGCGGTCGCCGAGTTCCGCGCGCTCGGCGAGCGGTGGGGCACGTCGTTCGCGCTGACCGAGCTGGCGGACCGCATCGCCGTGCGCGGCGAGTTCGCCGAAGCGTGCGGGTACTACGAGCAGGCCGTCGAGGTGGTGACCGAGGTCGGCGCCATCGAGGACGTCGTCCGGATGCGCTCGCGGCAGGCCCAGCTGTACTGGCTGCTGGGCGACGAACCGGCGAGCGCGGCCGCGTTGGCCGGGGCGCAGCGGGCCGCCGAACGCGTCGCCTGGCCGAACGCGCTGGCCGAGCTGGCGCTGACCAGGGCGGAACTGGCCCGCTGGCGCGGCGACGCCGCCGAATCCCGCCGCCAGCTCGACATCGCGACGGCGCTGATGGGCGACGACGCCCGGCGCGCGAACGTCCAGGCGCTCGCCCACGACCTGCTCGGGTACCTCGCCGAGGACATCGAGGAAGCCCGGAAGCACCGCGCGACGGCGTTCGAAGCCGCTTCGGAGACGGGGCACCCGCTCACGATCGCGCTGGTCCTCGTCGGACTCGCGGACCTGGCCCAGCGCAGCGGGCAGGACGAACAGGCGGCACGGCTGCTCGGGGCGAGCACGGGTGTCCGCGGCCTGCCGGACCGGTCACACCCGGACGTCGCCCGGATCGAGGAAAGCGCCCGGCGTCGCCTCGGGGACGAGGGGTTCACCGAGGCGACGCGGGCGGGGGCGGCGGCGAGCTGGCCGGAACTGGCCGCGGTCACGCTCGCTTCTTGA
- a CDS encoding ATP-binding cassette domain-containing protein, giving the protein MTDLAITASGLRKAYQDKTVLDGVDLEVEAGTIFSLLGPNGAGKTTTVNVLTTLAKADAGTIRVAGFDVASEAKAVRAAIGVTGQFAAVDELLTGRENLQLMVDLSRGAGQRTVTELLERFELTEAAHKPASTYSGGMRRKLDLAMTLVGRPRIIFLDEPTTGLDPRSRRTMWATIRELVADGVTIFLTTQYLEEADQLADRIAVLDQGRLVAEGTADELKRRIPGTHVRLRFTTAAELDAAARVLTDGARDDEALALRVPSDGGTKSLRSLLDRLDEYALSADELSVHTPDLDDVFLALTGHATEVPAK; this is encoded by the coding sequence ATGACAGACCTGGCGATCACGGCCTCCGGACTGCGGAAGGCCTACCAAGACAAAACCGTCCTCGACGGCGTTGACCTCGAAGTCGAAGCCGGCACCATCTTCTCGCTGCTCGGCCCGAACGGCGCCGGCAAGACCACCACCGTCAACGTCCTCACCACCCTCGCCAAGGCCGACGCCGGCACCATCCGCGTCGCCGGGTTCGACGTCGCCTCCGAAGCCAAGGCCGTTCGGGCCGCCATCGGGGTCACCGGGCAGTTCGCCGCCGTCGACGAGTTGCTGACCGGGCGGGAAAACCTGCAGCTCATGGTCGATCTCAGCCGGGGTGCCGGCCAGCGGACCGTCACCGAACTGCTCGAACGCTTCGAGCTCACCGAGGCGGCGCACAAACCCGCGTCGACCTACTCCGGTGGCATGCGGCGCAAGCTCGACCTCGCCATGACCCTCGTCGGCCGCCCGCGGATCATCTTTCTCGACGAGCCGACCACCGGGCTGGATCCGCGCAGCCGGCGGACGATGTGGGCCACCATTCGCGAGCTCGTCGCCGACGGCGTCACCATCTTCCTCACCACCCAGTACCTCGAGGAAGCCGACCAGCTCGCCGACCGCATCGCCGTGCTCGACCAGGGCCGGCTGGTGGCCGAGGGCACCGCCGACGAGCTGAAGCGCCGGATTCCCGGCACCCACGTCCGGCTCCGGTTCACCACCGCCGCCGAGCTCGACGCCGCCGCGCGCGTGCTCACCGACGGCGCCCGGGACGACGAAGCGCTGGCTCTGCGCGTGCCCAGCGATGGCGGCACGAAATCCCTGCGTTCCCTCCTCGACCGGCTCGACGAGTACGCGCTCAGCGCCGACGAACTGTCCGTCCACACCCCTGATCTCGACGACGTCTTCCTCGCCCTGACGGGCCACGCCACGGAGGTTCCCGCGAAATGA
- a CDS encoding tyrosine-type recombinase/integrase: MKTKKAAQIPEDVHFHDLRHSGNELAAEGGATTRELMARMGHSTTRAALRYQRAARA, from the coding sequence GTGAAGACGAAGAAGGCGGCGCAGATCCCGGAGGACGTGCACTTCCATGACCTCCGCCACAGCGGGAACGAGCTGGCCGCCGAAGGCGGCGCGACGACGCGGGAACTGATGGCCCGGATGGGCCACTCGACCACGCGGGCCGCGCTGCGGTACCAGCGCGCGGCGCGAGCGTGA